Part of the Deltaproteobacteria bacterium genome is shown below.
AGCGTCGCGAAGGTGCAGGCGGCGGTGAGCAGCGCCAGGTGTCGGAAGTTCTCGCGCCGCTCGCCCCAGAGCGCGGCGGCCGCGGCCAGCCCGAGCAGCGCCAGCCCGTACACGAACTGCACGTGCAGGTTCGCCCAGAGCGCGAAGAGCGGCACCAGCCCCCATGCGTGGCGGAGCTGCCCTTCTCGCAGCCGCAGAAGCGCATCGAGGGTGAGGGCCGTGAACAGCAGCGTGAACAGCCAGGGCCGCTCGGTGACGCAGGGCCGCAGGGCGACCAGAGCGAGCAGGGCCGCGGCCGGCGCCGAGCTTCCGTTTCGGGCCCGCGCCAGCCGACCCAGCGCGGCCCCGAGCGCGCCCGCGAGCACGGCGCGGTAGAGCACCAGCCCGCGCAGGCCCAAGGCCGTGTGCAGGCCGCTCACCAGGAGATCGAACAGCCAGCCGTACGCGAGGTACACGCGCTGCGCGCCGTCTTGCGAGAACGGATCCGTCCGCGGGAACGCGTGGTGCGCGAGGATCCACGCGCCCGTCCGCAGGTGGAAGCCGAGGTCGTTGTCGATGACCGGCCCCAGCCCGAAGGCCACGCCCACGCCCACCAGCACGGCGATCGGCACGATCGCGCGAAGGGAGGTTCCGCTCGGAGCAGCGCCGGGCATCGCGCACAGGATGGCCCGGCTCCGGCGAGGTGTCCAAGGTTGACGGCGATCAAGCCGATCGCGTGCTAGCGTGGCCCCGTGGACGCACTCGCCGCGCGCGCGCCGAGCCGGACCGGGGGGCTGCTCGCCGCCGCCCGAAACATCGGCCGCTGGGTGGCCACGCCCTTCGCCATCGACCTGCGAGGGCTCGCCGTCTTCCGCATTGGCCTGGGGCTGAACGCGCTGGCGCTCGCGCTGATGCAGGCCCGCGACGCCGAGGCGCTCTTCAGCGACATCGGCGTCTTGCCGAGGGAGGTGTCGAAGAAGTTCATCAACCTGCCGGGCTCGTTCGCGCTCGACTTCCTCTCCGGCGCCACCTGGTTCGGCCAGACCATGGCCATCCTGGGCGCGCTCGCGGCGCTGGCGCTCATCCTCGGCTGGCGCACGCGGATCGCGACCATCGTCTGCTGGGCGCTGATGCTGGGGGCGCGCGAGCGCAACCTGCTCGCGGCCGACGGCGGCGACGACATCGTCGTGCTCTTCCTCTTCTGGGGCATGTTCCTGCCGCTGGGCGCGCACCTCTCGCTGGACGCGCGTCGTCGAACCGAAAAGCCGCCTGCGACCGTGACCTCGTTCGCCAGCGCGGGCTTCGTGCTGCAGCTCTTCTGCCTCTACTTCTTCGCTGCCTTGCTCAAGACCGGCCCGCAGTGGCGCGTGAACGGCAACGCGCTCTACACCGCGCTCTCGCTGGACATGATGAACACGCCGTTCGCGGTGTGGCTGCGGCAGTACAAGTCGATCTGCCGGCTGCTCACCTTCGGCACGTTCTACCTGGAGTTCTG
Proteins encoded:
- a CDS encoding HTTM domain-containing protein, with the translated sequence MDALAARAPSRTGGLLAAARNIGRWVATPFAIDLRGLAVFRIGLGLNALALALMQARDAEALFSDIGVLPREVSKKFINLPGSFALDFLSGATWFGQTMAILGALAALALILGWRTRIATIVCWALMLGARERNLLAADGGDDIVVLFLFWGMFLPLGAHLSLDARRRTEKPPATVTSFASAGFVLQLFCLYFFAALLKTGPQWRVNGNALYTALSLDMMNTPFAVWLRQYKSICRLLTFGTFYLEFWGPLLLIAPVQRTYVRAALVAGFIGLHLGIAMCLQIPLFAFSLVATWLALVPGAIWDRLGWRVGTESAPPPTGVRRYAIGLAQGLAALSVVLVLLCNLAQLPGAKPQATVLRWLNQALGISQAWTMFSPDPLDADGWMVFPAQLADGSRVDLYRGGPETYERPANVPASYGDTRWRNVLTTVSPPEAKPLQAEVLRYLCLRWNREHPPEKAAKHVGMIYMLEQTTPDDPAPPATKRPLIEADCAP